A stretch of the Halorussus salinus genome encodes the following:
- a CDS encoding DUF7260 family protein, translating into MTDQFPTRGVEASLDRRTPAAMERAASERDRIEEKVAAFGEFRERVADVPTDASGRGSRSAQSGRSAGGALAVGTTASSSTDSAATVREAFGETVLPYADADSMQEAMADELSPELTAALSPAAGGFSTGLKRQLVSRADQRRKECRLLADGIEGERERVREIADELDRMLDWLATADETPLLQLGFEELRARHDRLAEFRETCDRLAAERQAAIRETRNDGLTGIREAELIDHLYGEFGDDHPVLADLAELDALLADCQRAVRKHLSARV; encoded by the coding sequence ATGACCGACCAGTTCCCGACGAGAGGCGTGGAGGCGTCGCTCGACCGCCGGACGCCCGCGGCGATGGAGCGCGCGGCCAGCGAGCGCGACCGCATCGAGGAGAAGGTCGCGGCGTTCGGCGAGTTCCGCGAGCGGGTCGCGGACGTGCCGACCGACGCGAGCGGCCGCGGCAGTCGGAGCGCACAGTCGGGCCGGTCGGCCGGGGGCGCGCTGGCGGTGGGGACGACCGCGAGCAGTTCGACCGACAGCGCGGCGACGGTCCGCGAGGCGTTCGGCGAGACGGTCCTGCCCTACGCCGACGCCGACTCGATGCAGGAGGCGATGGCCGACGAACTGTCGCCGGAACTGACCGCGGCGCTCTCGCCCGCGGCGGGCGGATTCTCGACGGGCCTGAAGCGCCAACTGGTCTCGCGCGCCGACCAGCGCCGCAAGGAGTGTCGCCTGCTTGCCGACGGTATCGAGGGCGAGCGCGAGCGCGTTCGGGAGATTGCGGACGAACTGGACCGAATGCTCGACTGGCTCGCCACCGCCGACGAGACGCCGCTCCTCCAACTGGGTTTCGAGGAGCTACGGGCGCGCCACGACCGACTCGCCGAGTTCCGCGAGACCTGCGACCGACTGGCGGCCGAGCGACAGGCCGCGATTCGAGAGACCCGAAACGACGGTCTGACCGGGATTCGGGAGGCCGAACTGATAGACCACCTCTACGGCGAGTTCGGCGACGACCATCCCGTGTTGGCCGACCTCGCGGAACTCGACGCGCTACTGGCCGACTGCCAGCGCGCGGTCCGGAAGCACCTCAGCGCGCGCGTCTGA
- a CDS encoding phosphotransacetylase family protein: MKTILVTATEESTGKTAVALALAELAAERGLSVGYMKPKGTRLQSNVGKTLDEDPMLARELLGLDAEMHDLEPVVYSPTFIEQAIKGREDPDELREQVRESFDSLAEEKDLMIIEGGGKLTTGGIVGLTDPEVADLLDAEVLLLSKYSQAGDVDDVLAAAAEDVRSGGDDRLLGVLFNAVQEGNFDGLDTEVVPFLEGRGVPVLGVVPREQKLAGVTVDGLAEELSAEQLNSAPGDAFVERFLVGAMSGDSALRHLRRTKDAALITGGDRPDLQRVALEAPGVKCLILTGGYRPPGAVIGKAEEKGVPVLLVQSDTLTTVERAEDVIRSGRTRDAETVETMAELLHDHADVEAIVGDGETDAVGDGGSSGDEDDAE, encoded by the coding sequence ATGAAAACGATACTCGTAACCGCGACCGAAGAGAGTACAGGCAAGACCGCGGTCGCGCTCGCGCTGGCCGAGTTGGCCGCCGAGCGCGGCCTCTCGGTCGGCTACATGAAACCCAAGGGAACCCGACTCCAGAGCAACGTCGGCAAGACCTTAGACGAGGACCCGATGCTGGCGCGGGAACTCCTCGGCTTGGACGCCGAGATGCACGACCTCGAACCGGTCGTCTACTCGCCCACCTTCATCGAGCAGGCCATCAAGGGCCGCGAGGACCCCGACGAACTCCGCGAGCAGGTCCGCGAGAGCTTCGACAGTCTGGCCGAGGAGAAGGACCTGATGATAATCGAGGGCGGCGGGAAACTCACCACGGGCGGCATCGTGGGCCTGACCGACCCCGAAGTCGCCGACCTGCTGGACGCCGAGGTCCTGCTCCTCTCGAAGTACTCGCAGGCTGGCGACGTGGACGACGTGCTGGCCGCCGCCGCCGAGGACGTGCGGTCGGGCGGCGACGACCGACTCCTCGGCGTCCTGTTCAACGCCGTCCAAGAGGGCAACTTCGACGGCCTCGACACCGAAGTCGTCCCCTTCCTCGAAGGCCGAGGAGTCCCCGTACTGGGGGTCGTCCCGCGCGAGCAGAAACTCGCTGGCGTGACCGTGGACGGACTCGCCGAGGAGCTATCGGCCGAGCAGTTGAACAGCGCGCCGGGCGACGCCTTCGTGGAGCGGTTCCTCGTCGGCGCGATGTCGGGCGACTCGGCCCTGCGACACCTCCGTCGGACGAAGGACGCCGCGCTCATCACCGGCGGGGACCGCCCCGACCTCCAGCGCGTCGCGCTGGAAGCGCCGGGCGTGAAGTGTCTCATCCTGACCGGGGGCTACCGCCCGCCGGGCGCGGTCATCGGCAAGGCCGAGGAGAAGGGCGTACCGGTCCTACTGGTCCAGTCGGACACGCTGACGACCGTCGAGCGCGCCGAGGACGTGATTCGGAGCGGTCGCACGCGCGACGCCGAGACGGTCGAGACGATGGCCGAACTCCTCCACGACCACGCCGACGTGGAGGCCATCGTCGGCGACGGCGAGACCGATGCGGTCGGTGACGGCGGTTCGTCGGGCGACGAAGACGACGCCGAGTAG
- a CDS encoding NAD(P)-dependent alcohol dehydrogenase translates to MRTAVLSEPGELAVEERPDPDPAPDEVLVAVGEVGICGSDLHYYEHGRIGDYVVEDPLILGHESAGEVVAVGDEVSGLESGDRVALEPGVPCRRCAHCKRGEYNLCPDVTFMATPPDDGAFAEYVAWPADFAYRLPPDVSTREGALCEPLSVGVHVARRGDIGVGDSVLITGAGPIGLLAMEAARAAGATRIFVSDVVESKLDRAEERGADATIDPREEDLGEAVARHTGGEGVDVVVEASGAESAIAGSLDAVRRGGTVVFVGLADEAEVPLDVLDIVDNELDVRGSFRYRNTYPAAIDLLADGEVDVEGIVDFEMGLGEVDAAFRRAMDPETVKGMVTIEE, encoded by the coding sequence ATGCGCACGGCAGTCCTGAGCGAACCGGGCGAACTCGCGGTCGAGGAGCGCCCCGACCCCGACCCGGCACCCGACGAGGTGCTGGTCGCGGTCGGCGAGGTCGGCATCTGCGGGTCGGACCTCCACTACTACGAACACGGCCGAATCGGCGACTACGTGGTCGAAGACCCCTTGATTTTGGGGCACGAGAGCGCGGGCGAGGTGGTCGCGGTCGGCGACGAGGTGTCCGGCCTCGAATCCGGGGATAGGGTGGCGCTCGAACCGGGCGTCCCCTGCCGCCGCTGTGCCCACTGCAAGCGCGGCGAGTACAACCTCTGTCCCGACGTGACCTTCATGGCGACGCCGCCGGACGACGGCGCGTTCGCCGAGTACGTCGCGTGGCCCGCCGACTTCGCCTACCGACTTCCACCCGACGTATCGACCCGCGAGGGCGCGCTCTGCGAACCGCTCAGTGTCGGCGTCCACGTCGCGCGCCGCGGCGACATCGGCGTCGGCGACTCGGTGCTGATTACCGGCGCGGGACCCATCGGCCTGCTGGCGATGGAGGCCGCTCGTGCCGCCGGAGCGACCCGAATCTTCGTGTCCGACGTGGTGGAGAGCAAACTTGACCGGGCCGAGGAGCGCGGCGCGGACGCGACCATCGACCCCCGCGAGGAGGACCTCGGCGAAGCGGTCGCTCGGCACACCGGCGGCGAAGGTGTCGATGTCGTCGTGGAAGCCTCCGGCGCGGAGTCGGCAATCGCTGGGTCGCTCGACGCGGTGCGGCGCGGGGGCACCGTCGTCTTCGTCGGTCTCGCCGACGAAGCCGAGGTGCCCCTCGACGTACTGGACATCGTAGACAACGAACTCGACGTTCGCGGGTCGTTTCGCTACCGGAACACCTACCCCGCGGCCATCGACCTGCTGGCCGACGGCGAGGTGGACGTGGAAGGCATCGTGGACTTCGAGATGGGTCTCGGGGAGGTAGACGCCGCGTTCCGGCGCGCGATGGACCCCGAGACGGTGAAAGGGATGGTGACGATAGAAGAGTAG
- a CDS encoding rhodanese-like domain-containing protein, which yields MKRRTFLTSSVAALSATAGCLGGGGGSGAKLSATPTDGDTDGYPPAFDDQPAERSIDTSSFDTVEENGVQVPLAPIDVVHYWYKRGEARIADARGKKSYGKSHIYGAVLSQASEKRRANNDPVMDWPKDDLIVCYCGCPHHLSSIRASQLINAGYENVYVIDEGFWDWHDKGYPMRGSNVTSKPKSWVISGEAEASLAGENAWARHRPSGQMESTDISDAGSYELHLKFHEVGPDSTIEVETPSYTVEGKLKDLATGTVQG from the coding sequence ATGAAACGACGAACCTTCTTGACCAGTAGCGTGGCGGCGCTCTCGGCAACTGCCGGATGTCTCGGCGGCGGCGGGGGGAGCGGTGCGAAGCTATCGGCGACGCCGACCGACGGCGACACCGACGGCTACCCGCCCGCGTTCGACGACCAACCGGCCGAGCGAAGCATCGACACCTCGTCGTTCGACACGGTCGAGGAAAACGGGGTGCAGGTGCCGCTGGCACCCATCGACGTGGTTCACTACTGGTACAAGCGCGGCGAGGCCCGCATCGCCGACGCCCGCGGGAAGAAGTCCTACGGGAAGTCCCACATCTACGGCGCGGTGCTGAGTCAGGCCTCCGAGAAGCGACGCGCCAACAACGACCCCGTGATGGACTGGCCCAAGGACGACCTCATCGTCTGTTACTGTGGCTGTCCCCACCACCTCTCGTCCATCCGCGCGTCACAACTCATCAACGCGGGCTACGAGAACGTCTACGTCATCGACGAAGGCTTCTGGGACTGGCACGACAAGGGCTACCCGATGCGGGGCAGTAACGTGACCAGCAAGCCCAAGAGCTGGGTCATCAGCGGCGAGGCCGAGGCCTCGCTCGCGGGCGAGAACGCGTGGGCTCGCCACCGCCCGAGCGGACAGATGGAATCGACCGACATCTCCGACGCCGGGAGCTACGAACTCCACCTCAAGTTCCACGAGGTCGGCCCGGACTCGACCATCGAAGTCGAGACGCCGAGCTACACGGTCGAAGGGAAGTTGAAAGACCTCGCCACCGGCACGGTGCAGGGCTAA
- a CDS encoding GNAT family N-acetyltransferase, whose protein sequence is MPGAVFLRGETVTLRTVEEDDVEFMRDTINDPAVREGLTTAFPINAEQEREYFEERISNQEDVNLAVCADGEMTGVVGLHDIDQRSGHCELGLWLAPEYHGEGYGTEASRLLTDFAFRELRMHRVMARVLATNPASARIWEKLGFEEEGVHRDEAFTGGEYVDMRYFGVLDHEWEDRGDE, encoded by the coding sequence ATGCCCGGCGCAGTGTTCCTCCGAGGAGAGACCGTCACCCTCCGAACCGTCGAGGAGGACGACGTTGAGTTCATGCGCGACACCATCAACGACCCCGCGGTCCGTGAGGGTCTGACGACCGCCTTTCCCATCAACGCCGAACAGGAACGGGAGTACTTCGAGGAGCGAATCTCGAATCAGGAGGACGTGAACCTCGCGGTCTGTGCCGACGGCGAGATGACTGGCGTCGTCGGACTTCACGACATCGACCAGCGGTCGGGCCACTGCGAACTCGGCCTGTGGCTCGCGCCCGAGTACCACGGCGAGGGGTACGGCACCGAGGCCTCGCGCCTGCTGACCGACTTCGCCTTCCGCGAACTCCGGATGCACCGCGTGATGGCGCGGGTCCTCGCCACCAACCCGGCGTCGGCCCGCATCTGGGAGAAGTTGGGGTTCGAGGAGGAGGGCGTCCACCGAGACGAGGCGTTCACCGGCGGCGAGTACGTCGATATGCGGTACTTCGGCGTCTTGGATCACGAGTGGGAAGACCGTGGCGACGAGTAG
- a CDS encoding TrmB family transcriptional regulator: MDEDDAIDALEDLGLSNYEAKVFAALQRLGTGTARDVHRATDVPRSQVYGAAESLQDRGLVEVQQSKPIQYRPVSLDAAQSHLRGEFERTQERAFDYLEAARRQRGEGDEEREDIWTVHGRTSIDGRVEQLIDEAERRVVFGVGRDARGLTDDLADLLRERADAGVEVLLVGDPALGELFADSDVTVMQLPADHPHGDDPVGRVVVVDAETVLLSVRDRRDDPELEEETAIWSSKTGIAAVLIQLIDGGLGDAASV, from the coding sequence ATGGACGAAGACGACGCCATCGACGCGCTCGAAGACCTCGGCCTCTCGAACTACGAGGCCAAGGTGTTCGCCGCGCTCCAGCGACTCGGCACGGGGACCGCCCGCGACGTGCATCGGGCGACCGACGTGCCCCGCTCGCAGGTCTACGGCGCGGCCGAGTCGCTGCAAGACCGCGGTCTCGTGGAGGTCCAACAGTCCAAGCCCATCCAGTACCGGCCCGTCAGCCTCGACGCCGCGCAGTCGCACCTCCGCGGCGAGTTCGAGCGCACCCAAGAGCGGGCCTTCGACTACCTCGAAGCCGCCCGGAGGCAGCGCGGCGAGGGCGACGAGGAGCGAGAGGACATCTGGACGGTCCACGGGCGGACCAGCATCGACGGCCGAGTCGAGCAACTCATCGACGAGGCCGAGCGCCGCGTCGTCTTCGGCGTGGGCCGGGACGCCCGCGGTCTGACCGACGACCTCGCCGACCTCCTGCGCGAGCGGGCCGACGCGGGCGTCGAGGTCCTGTTGGTCGGCGACCCCGCGCTCGGCGAACTGTTCGCCGACAGCGACGTGACGGTGATGCAACTCCCGGCCGACCACCCCCACGGCGACGACCCCGTGGGCCGCGTCGTGGTCGTGGACGCCGAGACGGTCCTCCTGAGCGTCAGGGACCGACGCGACGACCCCGAGCTAGAGGAGGAGACCGCCATCTGGTCGTCGAAGACCGGTATCGCGGCGGTCCTCATCCAACTCATCGACGGCGGGTTGGGCGACGCGGCCTCGGTCTGA
- a CDS encoding DUF7552 domain-containing protein — MTDSLEHLRQRITDLTEPDGDFAVVCPLSGKCPVPVRGESFPDATAAEEAVDLVVEYRKLLREVDPYLENIPIVAIERTAAPLALDARERSERAGDGASGTERASGASGRRRPAARSVSRSVTLSGDGDAEWLRMDDAPVVHVRRDGELLDDETVSRQLRAAFR; from the coding sequence ATGACAGACTCCCTCGAACACCTCCGCCAGCGGATAACCGACTTGACCGAGCCGGACGGCGATTTCGCCGTCGTCTGTCCGCTCTCGGGTAAGTGCCCGGTCCCCGTCCGCGGCGAGTCGTTCCCCGACGCAACCGCCGCCGAGGAGGCCGTGGACCTCGTGGTCGAGTACCGGAAACTCCTCCGGGAAGTGGACCCCTACCTCGAAAATATCCCCATCGTGGCTATCGAGCGAACCGCCGCGCCGCTCGCGCTCGACGCGCGGGAGCGGAGCGAGCGCGCAGGCGACGGCGCGAGCGGAACCGAGCGCGCGAGCGGGGCGTCCGGCCGTCGGCGTCCCGCCGCCCGGTCGGTCTCGCGGTCGGTGACGCTCTCGGGCGACGGCGACGCCGAGTGGCTCCGGATGGACGACGCGCCGGTCGTCCACGTCCGGCGCGACGGCGAACTGCTGGACGACGAGACGGTCTCCCGGCAACTCCGGGCCGCGTTTCGGTGA
- a CDS encoding DUF7544 domain-containing protein, which yields MSWYAVAALDDALDATKSLLTPLDARQWLKLAVVVFFLGSGGGGGPSASVGGSTGSPADGPGMAPGPGELDVPAEFGEVVPILLGVVAVGLVVGLLYVLVGAVMEFVFVESLRRQHVRIRDYAGQHFGRALRLFGFRVVLGLLVTVPALLLVASVVGLATGALDLSVGLLVASIPLVVLLGILVAAIDAFTANFVVPVMILKNVGVLAGWRRFWPTLTREWKQFGVYALVRVGLALAAGLVASVIGGIVGALLVAPVAVVGVVGVTLFGGLDAVAASPVAVALLALVVLAYVVLLVAVLAVVFVPIRTYLRYHALLVLGDADREFDLIPELRREIREAG from the coding sequence ATGTCGTGGTACGCTGTGGCGGCGCTGGACGACGCGCTCGACGCCACGAAATCCCTGCTCACTCCGCTCGACGCCCGCCAGTGGCTCAAACTCGCCGTCGTGGTCTTCTTCCTCGGGAGCGGCGGCGGTGGCGGCCCGTCGGCCAGCGTCGGGGGTTCGACGGGGAGTCCCGCCGACGGACCGGGGATGGCTCCCGGACCGGGCGAACTCGACGTTCCGGCCGAGTTCGGCGAGGTCGTCCCGATACTGCTGGGCGTGGTCGCGGTCGGCCTCGTCGTCGGCCTGCTCTACGTCCTCGTCGGGGCCGTGATGGAGTTCGTCTTCGTGGAGAGTCTGCGCCGCCAACACGTCCGAATTCGGGACTACGCGGGCCAGCACTTCGGCCGCGCGCTCCGACTGTTCGGCTTCCGGGTCGTCCTCGGACTGCTCGTCACCGTCCCTGCGCTCCTACTGGTGGCGAGCGTCGTCGGACTCGCAACCGGCGCTCTCGACCTCTCGGTGGGTCTCCTCGTGGCGTCGATTCCGCTGGTCGTTCTCCTCGGGATTCTGGTCGCCGCGATAGACGCCTTCACGGCCAACTTCGTCGTCCCGGTGATGATTCTGAAGAACGTCGGCGTCCTCGCTGGCTGGCGGCGCTTCTGGCCGACGCTGACCCGCGAGTGGAAGCAGTTCGGCGTCTACGCGCTCGTCCGTGTCGGTCTCGCGCTCGCGGCGGGACTGGTCGCCTCCGTAATCGGGGGCATCGTCGGTGCGCTACTGGTCGCTCCCGTCGCGGTCGTCGGCGTCGTCGGCGTCACGCTGTTCGGCGGCCTCGACGCGGTTGCGGCGAGTCCGGTCGCGGTGGCCCTCCTCGCGCTCGTCGTGCTGGCGTACGTCGTGCTTCTGGTCGCCGTCCTCGCGGTGGTCTTCGTGCCGATTCGGACCTACCTGCGGTACCACGCGCTGTTGGTCCTCGGAGACGCCGACCGGGAGTTCGACCTGATTCCGGAACTGCGCCGCGAGATACGCGAGGCGGGGTAG
- a CDS encoding DUF7504 family protein translates to MPGTTDGPIRVDPGEQALVSVPSMGSPLTTLPDDAFENLLVVSATAAPGKVESLVERRGGDPEKVGVVPVTGSPTEYAGPLWTTDPVDPSDLTGISIRLSKAMEYVTRGGWVVVDNVNVLLMYGREEQVFRLFDSVVSNAREKQARGAYCTVREAVTDETFGRFRDLCDRAISVE, encoded by the coding sequence GTGCCGGGGACGACTGACGGCCCCATCCGGGTAGACCCCGGCGAGCAGGCGCTGGTGTCGGTGCCCTCGATGGGGTCGCCGCTGACCACCCTGCCGGACGACGCGTTCGAGAATCTGCTGGTCGTCTCGGCCACGGCCGCGCCGGGCAAGGTCGAGTCGCTGGTCGAACGCCGCGGGGGCGACCCCGAGAAGGTCGGCGTCGTCCCGGTCACGGGGTCGCCGACCGAGTATGCCGGTCCGCTCTGGACGACCGACCCGGTAGACCCCAGCGACCTGACCGGTATCAGCATCCGACTCTCGAAGGCGATGGAGTACGTCACGCGCGGCGGGTGGGTCGTCGTGGACAACGTGAACGTCCTGCTGATGTACGGCCGCGAGGAGCAGGTGTTTCGACTGTTCGACTCGGTGGTCTCGAACGCCCGCGAGAAGCAGGCCCGCGGTGCCTACTGTACGGTTCGGGAGGCCGTCACCGACGAGACGTTCGGCCGATTCCGGGACCTCTGTGACCGGGCCATCTCGGTCGAGTAG
- a CDS encoding MMPL family transporter: MNASDLFAAVTEYSRPIIAVLLVLTVLVGAGAPMVDQSSSLDQFQSDSTAAEKLDYINSNFSSGDENQTTVQLIVRDEEGNVLSKGALIESLRLQQALRSNATVNRTLVNGTPTTGVANIVATVAIRQEQATELRKQGAKLRERTQALNESRTELRERSRQLNRTAARLSTTLNRTRELQARYDRLNASYQQGQLNDSTYSQRSEQLETRLRQVRTAATGNLSANQSATYVRAFEQVRGLQQRLDRLNASFQQGDINQSTYRQRAGEIRSQFGQVYQLGTQGVLADEFRQLQQRGADLRERGQQLAEEGQQLQEQRQQLQNASAPTLSEQVAQLESMNDSEVESAVGTVLSEGGSGPSSQAFAFMPTSYEPGSTEADATMLVVFQQQGGQSVQSMASDTIVESQTAMQQIAKQDLDREVLVFGSGIISEETNQSMADSIAIVGPMALLFVVLTLIIAYRDLLDILLGVFGIVAVLVWTFGFMGWFDITFNQIFIAVPVLLIGLSIDYAIHVFMRHREEREEHDGESVREGMSVALASVGVALVWVTATTVIGFMSNLVSPLPPIQDFGIVSSVGILAALVVFGGLIPALKVEIDGLLEARGFDRKKRAFGTGGGALGSLLSVGSVAARKAPFVVIALTLVLSAGGAYGATQVDTSFSQTDFLAEDPADWMKDLPEPFAPGTYTAKANLEYVNDNFLRQDSQAQILVEGDVATPDALEKLQRAKDTAAGKEEVVVVLSNGEPQIRSPLSVMERAAAQNESFNATLAAADTDGDGVPEQNVEQVFDELFAVAPQEAKGVLVRQDGEYEAARMVVSVKGGASSSTVTTEMRDIAANVNGDGLTATATGQPIVFEIVQKQLLDTVIQSLLITLGATFAFLMIAYRIAHGSATLGAITLLPVAFSVSWILGTMYLLGMPFNVLTGMITSLTVGLGVAYSIHLSERYTMELGRRDTIWAAMRESVTGTGGALLGSAATTVGGFGVLAFAILPALQQFGIITGLTIVYAFLASVLVLPSLLVLWTRYLGPGEATAADPSSAVTQSAGTEVSED; encoded by the coding sequence GTGAACGCCAGCGACCTCTTCGCCGCCGTCACGGAGTACAGCCGTCCGATTATCGCCGTCCTCCTCGTGCTGACCGTGCTGGTCGGGGCGGGCGCGCCAATGGTGGACCAGTCGTCGTCGCTCGACCAGTTCCAGAGCGACAGCACGGCCGCAGAGAAGTTGGACTACATCAACTCCAACTTCTCGTCGGGCGACGAGAATCAGACGACGGTCCAACTCATCGTCCGCGACGAGGAGGGCAACGTCCTCTCGAAAGGGGCGCTCATCGAGAGCCTGCGACTCCAGCAGGCGTTGCGGAGCAACGCCACCGTCAACCGGACGCTGGTGAACGGGACGCCGACGACCGGCGTCGCCAACATCGTCGCCACGGTCGCCATCCGACAGGAGCAGGCGACGGAACTCCGCAAGCAGGGCGCGAAACTCCGAGAGCGCACGCAGGCGCTCAACGAGTCGCGGACCGAGCTTCGAGAGCGGAGTCGGCAACTCAACCGGACCGCCGCGCGACTGAGTACGACGCTGAACCGGACTCGCGAGTTGCAGGCCCGCTACGACCGCCTCAACGCGTCGTACCAGCAGGGCCAACTCAACGACTCCACGTACAGCCAGCGGTCCGAGCAGTTGGAGACGCGACTCCGGCAGGTCCGGACCGCCGCGACCGGGAACCTGAGCGCGAACCAGTCGGCGACGTACGTACGGGCCTTCGAGCAGGTTCGGGGCCTCCAGCAGCGACTCGACCGACTCAACGCTTCGTTCCAGCAGGGCGACATCAACCAGTCCACCTACCGCCAGCGCGCGGGCGAGATTCGGTCGCAGTTCGGGCAAGTGTACCAACTGGGCACGCAGGGCGTGTTGGCCGACGAGTTCCGACAGCTCCAACAGCGCGGGGCCGACCTGCGCGAGCGCGGCCAGCAACTCGCCGAGGAGGGCCAGCAGTTGCAGGAACAGCGCCAGCAGTTGCAAAACGCGTCCGCACCGACCCTCTCCGAGCAGGTCGCCCAGTTGGAGTCGATGAACGACTCCGAGGTGGAGTCGGCGGTCGGCACCGTCCTGAGCGAGGGCGGTTCCGGCCCGTCGAGTCAGGCGTTCGCGTTCATGCCGACTTCCTACGAGCCCGGTAGCACCGAGGCCGACGCGACGATGCTCGTCGTGTTCCAGCAACAGGGCGGGCAGTCGGTCCAGAGCATGGCCTCCGACACCATCGTCGAGTCCCAGACCGCGATGCAGCAGATCGCAAAACAGGACCTCGACCGCGAGGTGTTGGTGTTCGGGTCGGGCATCATCAGCGAGGAGACCAACCAGTCGATGGCAGACAGCATCGCCATCGTCGGCCCGATGGCCCTGCTGTTCGTCGTCCTGACGCTGATAATCGCCTACCGTGACCTGCTGGACATCCTGTTGGGCGTGTTCGGCATCGTCGCGGTCCTCGTCTGGACGTTCGGCTTCATGGGCTGGTTCGACATCACGTTCAACCAGATCTTCATCGCGGTGCCGGTCCTGCTCATCGGCCTCTCCATCGACTACGCCATCCACGTGTTCATGCGCCACCGCGAGGAGCGCGAGGAACACGACGGCGAGAGCGTCCGGGAGGGCATGTCGGTCGCGCTCGCGAGCGTCGGCGTGGCGCTCGTCTGGGTGACCGCGACGACGGTCATCGGCTTCATGTCGAACCTCGTCAGCCCCCTGCCGCCGATTCAGGACTTCGGTATCGTGAGTTCGGTCGGCATCCTCGCGGCGCTGGTCGTCTTCGGCGGCCTGATTCCCGCGCTGAAAGTCGAAATCGACGGTCTCCTCGAAGCCCGCGGCTTCGACCGCAAGAAGCGGGCGTTCGGGACCGGCGGCGGCGCGCTCGGCTCGCTGCTCTCGGTCGGGTCGGTCGCCGCCCGGAAGGCTCCCTTCGTCGTCATCGCGCTGACGCTGGTCCTCTCGGCTGGCGGCGCGTACGGCGCGACGCAGGTCGATACCAGCTTCTCGCAGACGGACTTCCTCGCGGAGGACCCGGCCGACTGGATGAAGGACCTGCCCGAACCGTTCGCGCCCGGCACCTACACCGCGAAGGCGAACCTCGAATACGTCAACGACAATTTCCTGCGACAGGATTCGCAGGCCCAAATTCTCGTAGAGGGCGACGTGGCGACGCCGGACGCGCTCGAAAAGCTACAGCGGGCGAAAGACACCGCGGCCGGGAAGGAGGAGGTCGTGGTCGTCCTCTCGAACGGCGAGCCACAGATTCGGAGTCCGCTCTCGGTGATGGAGCGCGCGGCCGCGCAGAACGAGTCGTTCAACGCGACGCTCGCGGCCGCCGACACCGACGGTGACGGCGTGCCCGAGCAGAACGTTGAGCAGGTTTTCGACGAACTGTTCGCCGTCGCGCCCCAAGAGGCGAAGGGCGTCCTCGTCCGCCAAGACGGGGAGTACGAGGCCGCGCGCATGGTCGTCTCCGTGAAAGGGGGCGCGTCCTCCTCGACGGTCACGACCGAGATGCGCGACATCGCCGCGAACGTGAACGGCGACGGCCTGACCGCGACCGCGACGGGCCAACCCATCGTCTTCGAAATCGTCCAGAAGCAGTTGCTCGATACGGTCATCCAGAGCCTGCTCATCACGCTGGGCGCGACGTTCGCGTTCCTGATGATAGCCTACCGCATCGCTCACGGGAGCGCCACCTTGGGAGCCATCACCCTGCTCCCGGTGGCGTTCAGCGTCTCGTGGATTCTCGGGACGATGTACCTGCTGGGGATGCCGTTCAACGTCCTGACGGGGATGATTACGAGCCTCACGGTCGGTCTCGGGGTGGCCTACAGCATCCACCTCAGCGAGCGCTACACGATGGAACTCGGGCGGCGCGACACCATCTGGGCCGCCATGCGCGAGAGCGTCACCGGGACCGGCGGCGCGCTCCTCGGTAGCGCGGCGACCACGGTCGGCGGGTTCGGCGTCCTCGCGTTCGCCATCCTGCCCGCGCTCCAGCAGTTCGGCATCATCACCGGACTGACCATCGTCTACGCGTTCCTCGCCAGCGTCCTCGTCCTCCCGAGTCTGCTGGTGCTGTGGACGCGCTACCTCGGGCCGGGCGAGGCCACCGCCGCGGACCCGAGTTCGGCGGTCACCCAGAGCGCGGGGACGGAGGTGAGCGAGGACTGA